The Amycolatopsis viridis genome window below encodes:
- a CDS encoding TetR/AcrR family transcriptional regulator, which produces MGEVRTSRRERLRAETAREIKTIALELMAKGGPDAISLRAIAREMGMTAGAIYGYYPTRDDLITTLISDVYTSLLDTVERARDAVPADDPGGRILAWGRALRRWSLDNPEGFRLVYGDPVPGYRPPDGGAAADAGLRACAGLTGLVAAAWPSMGAPPDEFTWADFGPELVRHMHEEFPGLPPAVLALSLRTWGRMHGLISLEVYGHLGPQVTDVEKLYESELRHLVRSLGW; this is translated from the coding sequence GTGGGCGAAGTGCGGACGAGCCGCCGGGAACGACTGCGGGCGGAGACGGCGCGCGAGATCAAGACGATCGCGCTGGAGCTGATGGCCAAGGGCGGGCCGGACGCCATCTCCCTGCGCGCCATCGCGCGGGAGATGGGCATGACCGCCGGCGCGATCTACGGCTACTACCCCACCCGGGACGACCTGATCACGACGCTGATCTCGGACGTCTACACCTCGCTCCTGGACACCGTGGAGCGGGCGCGGGACGCGGTGCCCGCCGACGATCCGGGCGGGCGGATCCTGGCCTGGGGCCGGGCGCTGCGGCGGTGGTCGCTGGACAACCCGGAGGGGTTCCGCCTCGTCTACGGCGACCCGGTGCCCGGCTACCGCCCGCCGGACGGTGGCGCAGCGGCCGACGCCGGGCTCCGCGCGTGCGCGGGACTGACCGGGCTGGTCGCCGCCGCGTGGCCGTCGATGGGAGCGCCGCCGGACGAGTTCACCTGGGCGGACTTCGGCCCGGAGCTGGTGCGGCACATGCACGAGGAGTTCCCCGGCCTGCCGCCCGCCGTGCTGGCGCTGTCGCTGCGGACGTGGGGCCGGATGCACGGCCTCATCTCGCTCGAGGTCTACGGGCACCTCGGTCCGCAGGTCACCGACGTGGAAAAGCTCTACGAGTCCGAGCTGCGGCACCTGGTCCGCTCGCTGGGGTGGTGA
- a CDS encoding amidohydrolase family protein, which yields MDAFVIRAARVFDGERAHDDLPVVVRDGRIDAVGGPVPAGLPVVGSPGTLLPGLFDMHTHLCGDGAPGALDRLAGYSADELDQVIERALRAQLAAGVTTVRDLGDRRYATLRWRGRPGVPTILAAGPPITSVGGHCWNMGGEADGPDALRAAVAERAERGVDVVKVMASGGGMTPGTDIMACQFTLAELRLIVEEAHAAGLPVTAHAHGTPAVEQAVAARVDGIEHCSCFTPDGIRMSDELAATIAGQDITVCPTLGAVGAMTPPPALQEFLVRTGSTIRDRIGQVARLAAAGVRIVSGGDSGISPGKPHGMVASSVEWLVDGGVDTAAALASATSVAADVAGLGGRKGRIRPGFDADLVLVDGDPLTDITALARPERVWLAGVS from the coding sequence ATGGACGCGTTCGTGATCCGCGCCGCCCGCGTGTTCGACGGCGAGCGGGCGCATGACGACCTGCCGGTCGTCGTGCGGGACGGGCGGATCGACGCGGTCGGCGGCCCGGTGCCGGCCGGGCTGCCGGTGGTCGGCTCGCCCGGCACGCTGCTGCCCGGGTTGTTCGACATGCACACCCACCTCTGCGGGGATGGTGCGCCCGGCGCGCTCGACCGGCTCGCCGGCTACTCCGCCGACGAGCTGGACCAGGTGATCGAGCGTGCGCTGCGGGCCCAGCTCGCCGCCGGGGTCACCACGGTGCGGGACCTGGGCGACCGCCGCTACGCGACCCTGCGCTGGCGCGGCCGGCCCGGAGTGCCCACGATCCTCGCCGCCGGGCCGCCGATCACCAGCGTCGGCGGGCACTGCTGGAACATGGGCGGCGAGGCCGACGGCCCGGACGCGCTGCGGGCGGCCGTGGCCGAGCGGGCCGAGCGCGGCGTGGACGTCGTGAAGGTGATGGCCAGCGGCGGCGGCATGACGCCGGGCACCGACATCATGGCCTGCCAGTTCACGCTCGCCGAGCTGCGGCTGATCGTCGAGGAGGCGCACGCGGCCGGTCTGCCGGTGACCGCGCACGCGCACGGCACCCCGGCCGTCGAGCAGGCGGTGGCGGCCCGGGTGGACGGGATCGAGCACTGCAGTTGCTTCACGCCGGACGGCATCCGGATGAGCGACGAGCTGGCCGCCACGATCGCCGGACAGGACATCACGGTGTGCCCCACGCTCGGGGCGGTCGGCGCGATGACGCCGCCACCGGCCCTGCAGGAATTCCTGGTTCGCACGGGCTCGACGATCCGCGACCGGATCGGCCAGGTGGCCCGGCTGGCGGCCGCCGGCGTGCGGATCGTGTCCGGCGGCGATTCGGGCATCTCCCCGGGCAAACCACACGGGATGGTCGCCAGCTCGGTGGAATGGCTGGTGGACGGCGGTGTCGACACCGCGGCGGCCCTCGCCTCGGCGACCTCGGTGGCCGCGGACGTGGCCGGTCTGGGTGGCCGCAAGGGCCGTATCCGTCCCGGTTTCGACGCCGACCTGGTGCTGGTGGACGGCGATCCGCTGACCGACATCACGGCCCTGGCGCGGCCCGAGCGGGTGTGGCTGGCCGGGGTGTCCTAG
- a CDS encoding helix-turn-helix domain-containing protein yields the protein MTGVDHDVRRLLDLLAGGASSEQLAHAGAADPKATELALRIHATLTAHRRREAELTALFDTASDLARLRDPDAVLRSIVRRARTLLGADVSYLSLNDETAGRTYMRVTDGCVSPLFKEVILGMGEGLGGLVAQSARPYATPDYFRDERFRHTSPIDEAVRDEGLAAILGVPLSLGGTVIGVLYASDRTPRDFTPDEVALLSSLADHAVIALDNARLLDEISSHSAAMHRAEEAHDRLMDLVLRGGDVPEVAAALAGVLHGSIGLFDAAGEELAHAGTAPPAPDPEVVAASRSTGRSVAGDDSLVCAVQAGPELLGSMVLAGRDALLDADRRLFERAAVVTALLLLLRRSVAKAEEEVRGELLTDLLTAPDRNPGALLTRAGRLGVDLTEAHAVLVAHAESVSRARLAVAAARHATLAGIHAEEVVLLVRGDDPDAVAARTAEALTAAVDTPVTVGAAGPARGPVAIAGAHAEAVRCLRALLALGRSGDGASAAGLGFLGVLLGDRGDLTGFVRRTLGPVLDYDERRGTDLIGTLQAYFAAGGNSTRAKEALHVHVNTVVQRLDRVATLLGDDWQEPGRALEIQLALRVHALHA from the coding sequence ATGACCGGCGTGGACCACGACGTGCGCCGGCTGCTCGACCTGCTCGCCGGCGGGGCGAGCAGCGAGCAGCTGGCGCACGCCGGCGCCGCCGACCCCAAGGCCACCGAGCTGGCGCTGCGCATCCACGCCACCCTGACCGCGCACCGCCGGCGCGAAGCCGAGCTGACCGCGTTGTTCGACACGGCCAGCGACCTGGCCCGCCTGCGTGACCCGGACGCCGTGCTCCGCTCGATCGTGCGCCGGGCCCGGACGCTGCTCGGCGCCGACGTCTCCTACCTCAGCCTCAACGACGAAACCGCCGGGCGCACCTACATGCGCGTCACCGACGGGTGCGTGTCGCCGCTGTTCAAGGAAGTCATCCTGGGCATGGGCGAGGGGCTCGGCGGCCTGGTGGCGCAGAGCGCGCGCCCCTACGCGACCCCGGACTACTTCCGGGACGAGCGGTTCCGGCACACCAGCCCGATCGACGAGGCGGTGCGCGACGAGGGGCTGGCCGCGATCCTCGGCGTTCCGCTGTCGCTGGGCGGGACGGTGATCGGCGTGCTGTACGCGTCCGACCGCACACCGCGCGACTTCACGCCGGACGAGGTCGCGTTGCTGTCGTCGCTGGCCGACCACGCCGTCATCGCGCTCGACAACGCCCGCCTGCTGGACGAGATCAGCTCGCACTCGGCGGCGATGCACCGCGCGGAGGAGGCGCACGACCGGCTGATGGACCTGGTGCTGCGCGGCGGTGACGTGCCTGAGGTGGCCGCCGCGCTGGCCGGCGTCCTGCACGGCTCGATCGGGTTGTTCGACGCGGCGGGCGAGGAACTGGCACACGCCGGAACCGCCCCGCCCGCGCCCGATCCGGAGGTGGTCGCGGCGTCGCGCAGCACCGGCCGCTCGGTGGCCGGGGACGACTCGCTGGTGTGCGCGGTGCAGGCCGGTCCGGAACTGCTCGGCAGCATGGTGCTGGCCGGGCGGGACGCGCTGCTCGACGCCGACCGGCGGCTGTTCGAGCGGGCCGCCGTCGTGACCGCGCTGCTGCTCCTGCTCCGCCGGTCGGTGGCGAAGGCCGAGGAGGAGGTCCGCGGCGAGCTGCTCACCGACCTGCTGACCGCGCCGGACCGCAACCCGGGCGCCCTGCTCACCCGGGCCGGACGGCTGGGTGTCGACCTGACCGAAGCGCACGCGGTGCTGGTCGCGCACGCCGAGTCGGTGTCCCGGGCCCGGCTCGCGGTGGCCGCCGCGCGGCACGCCACGCTGGCCGGTATCCACGCCGAGGAGGTGGTGCTGCTGGTGCGCGGCGACGATCCGGACGCGGTGGCGGCACGCACCGCCGAAGCGCTGACGGCCGCCGTGGACACCCCGGTGACGGTGGGCGCGGCCGGCCCGGCCCGTGGTCCGGTGGCGATCGCCGGTGCCCACGCGGAAGCCGTCCGGTGCCTGCGTGCGCTGCTGGCGCTGGGCCGTTCCGGTGACGGCGCGTCGGCCGCCGGGCTGGGGTTCCTCGGCGTGCTGCTCGGCGATCGCGGGGACCTGACCGGGTTCGTGCGGCGCACGCTCGGCCCGGTGCTGGACTACGACGAGCGGCGCGGCACCGATCTGATCGGCACCTTGCAGGCCTACTTCGCGGCGGGCGGCAACTCCACGCGCGCGAAGGAGGCGCTGCACGTCCACGTGAACACGGTGGTGCAGCGGCTGGACCGCGTCGCGACCCTCCTCGGTGACGACTGGCAGGAGCCCGGCCGGGCGCTGGAGATCCAGCTCGCGCTGCGGGTGCACGCCCTGCACGCGTGA